From Amaranthus tricolor cultivar Red isolate AtriRed21 chromosome 4, ASM2621246v1, whole genome shotgun sequence:
ccaatttaatgtataaatacttgaaaaatatctaaaattagAAGTAGTGTATAGTTATAAACATATAATGACATTTATCTATTAATTTGATTGAGTATTAATGTATCATAAGCTATTAACTTTTTGTGTTGTATAAATTATGGTTTGTGAGAAACTTTAAATGACTTCTTTTCTAAAAAAAGAATTGACAAAAGTTAAAAGTTCTTGGTCAATTAATAATTACTAGAGCTCTTGTGAGATACTATTTTTTGGTGAGAAGACTTCAAAATAAATAgtttatatgctaataattacaTCATTTCTTGGGCTATTTAACTCATGTATGAGTaacgtctcacggtgagaccatttcatataaaaatttgtgtagGAAAATCGACAGTAATGTTCCCAACTATGGATGttttaattctaaaaacttcgACTTTGAGATATTAGTTAAAAATTCTAACTGTTGGagcattttattttaaaaatctcaactttgaaatattatttaagaatcctaaatttttttaaaaaatttaattaagaatcctaaattttattttaaaaatttaaaatgatgtcGCATATTCATTTTTACCTCTTAGAGTTTTTATCACTAATAGGTTAGATcttctaaaataatatatcccaaaagTTAGAATTGTTAGACAATATATTGaagtttggattttttttatttaaaatgccaattggagttattaattttaattttcatattaattaaaaatatcaacttttgaatatattttaacctaaaatctcaactttgaaatattatttaaaattaaatatcacaTATTCGTTTGTAACTCTAGTCGTGGTCATTAAAAGGTAAgctattttataataaaatactcaTAAAGCAGTTAATtaatttcatatttatatttttattcatttctaAATTTTATCTCTATTATTTTAGTGTCTCAAGAGTTACAACTTCAGATATCCTATTTGTTAGTTACATCGTGTTTAAAATCAAACATTATAATCAGTTATGAATTATTTGCCAAATACCctgaaacaattaaaaaaaaattccattgaaataataaaaaaattattttggagACAAAAAGCTCGAAACCATATTTGATTTAGACTTTTAATAGGAGTAtgaattgaataatgaatacctTGAAAGCCAAATTTCACCCCCAAATCCAAGTTTAGTACACCCCTCGAGGGGGTGAGAAGCTCAAACCCACATAGTATTTGTAGGCCTAAACTGAGACCAACCGTCTTCACTTCCCTCTTTTCTAAGGATTTAACTCCAATGCAACTTTAACTCTTCTCCTAAACTAATTAATCAATGCAATTACTAATCACAAATCAGAAATCACACAATAACATTGCAAGATTAAACCTTTCTCCACTTTTACATTCATTCCACCAAGAAAGactctttttttttagtttttattaccatcatttttctttaaaaatttccATTTTTGGTGGGAAAAAAAGATGCCCACTTTAATTTATGCTTTCATATTCACTTTGTTCATGACTTTTGGGCAATTTGGTGCAATACCCATTTCTaatttcatccaaaaatcacttaaaaatgaTAAAGTTACAGCCTTTAATCATCAAAATTGCAAGAATGAAACTTGTGGTAGTTTTCAAGTATCATTcccattttacataaataatgtATCATGTGGGTGGTCTAATAACCCACCTTTATCTAATTTATTTCAACTCACTTGTATTAATTCAACTTCCCCTTACCTCAACATTGATTCCCAAAATTATAGAGTTTTGGAATTCTTTGATGATGGGGTTTTGGTAGATTTTCCTGGGTTTTCTAACACTTGCCGCCCTTATAATGATTTGAACTCATTTGGGTTTAAAGGGAGAGGGAATGATTGTTTTGGGATTTCTAGTGATAATGTGATTGGTTTGTATGATTGTGAGGATTCTTTTTTGTGTAAGGCTAATTGTGAAGCTAATGATCTGCCTGGTTGTGATAGGAATGGGAATGGGAGCGGGCCAGCTTGTTGTTATCCTTTAGCTGATCATAGCGTATGGCATATTGGAGATGATTTTGATGTGTTTTCTAAGTTTGAGTGCAGGGGTTTTTCTTCATGGGTTGTTCCAAGAGGAATGAATTCTGGGAAAAGAGGGGTAAAATTGGAATGGGCATTTCCTATGAATTCATCTCAAGAAATTTGTGATGTTAATGCACataaagtgaatgctactactGTTAAGCATGGATTTAGGTGTTTATGTAATGATGGTTTTGTGGGAGATGGTTATGTCAATTCTACTGGATGTTTGAAATGTGAGTTTCTTTACCTGTATTCATCTTGCTCTCTCTTTCAattttatacttctatattatagaattaattgatttttgatgtttgttttgccacttttatgtacttattatgtaattttatttattttatattctaactatGTTAATGCTTATATGACAATGACTATGCCAACACCTTAActatgaaccaaaacaaatccaCGAGAGAAATTATTAGTGTCAGAAGTAATTTCTTTTTTTGCTTAGCCAACATGATTATATGCTCATTGATGAATTAATAAGTCATGTATACCTTAATAAATCTCAAAATTTGTGACATTGATCATGGGAGAAGCTAGACTCAGGCCTGCATAGGTCATAGCCATGgtcattgataaaaaatactatcATTATTGTTGAATTGTACAACATCAAAACAGAATAGTAATAATCGAGTTGATTCTTGGTCCGTAAAGATCTATCTCAATATTTGCGACAATGACCATGGGAAATCTAGGCTCGAACTTGCATAGGTCGTAGTCTGGGATATTGATGAAAAAACTCTATTATTGTTGAATTGTATAACAAAAAAACAGAATAATGGAAGTCGAGTTGACTCTTGGTCCATAAAGATCTATCTCAATATTTGTGACAATAATCATGGGAGAATCTAGGCTCACGCCTGCAAAGGCCATAGCCTAggtcattaattaatataaaaatcctattattattgttgaattgtatgacattataaaaacataataatggTAGTCGAGTTGATTCTTGATCAATGACGATCTATCTATGATTTGGTTTAGTGGGATTGTgtataaaaattttagtttgttcTTATTCTGTTAAGGAAGTAATGTTTTTGTGTAGCATGCTTCAAGGATGGAAAGGAAGAATTTGGTACAGATTGTGAAGCAGGAAGACACAGCAGAAGGAAGATGATAATACTAGCAGGAGTTTTGACATCAGCTTTAGCCCTTGCCTCATTGTTTGCCCTTCTATGCATGATAAAAAGGTCAGTGAAATGTACGGCGTATGGGTGTTCCCACAAGCCGGAATATTGCAGCACATTATCATTCCGAAAATCTTGTAACACGCGGCTTTTCACCTTACATGAACTAGACGAAGCCACAAATGGATTCAACGACGAGCAGAAAGTGATGGAAAGTTGTGGTGGCAGTGTCTTCACCGGAACCCTTAAAGACGGTTGTCACATTGCAGTTCAGAGGGTGAAATGTGAGAATGAGAAGGAGCTCATGCAAGTATTGACACGGGTTCAGCTCTTATCCACCATAATGCACCGCAATTTAGCTCATATCTTCGGTTGTTGTATCGACTCTGGTTACTCTCCTATGGTTGTGTATGAATTTCCCGAAAATGGAACCCTTCAACACCATTTGCACAAAAGGAAAGATCAAAATATTGGGCTTGATTGGTACAAAAGGTTAAGCATTTCTGCTCAAACAGCTAGTTTACTTGCTTTTTTACAACATGAGGTTTCTCCTCCTGTTTCCCATCATAATCTTAAGACAAGTACCATATTTCTAGACCTAGATTTCAATGTCAAACTAGCCTGTTTTGGGTTGTTTAGTGACATAAATTTGTATAACACTGATGTTTATGAATTGGGTGTGTTTCTTTTGGAGATTATCTCGGGCTCAACCCACATAGATATGCCTACAATCGCCTTTCAGAAGACTAGGGACGGTAAGTTAGAG
This genomic window contains:
- the LOC130809957 gene encoding probably inactive receptor-like protein kinase At2g46850, with the translated sequence MPTLIYAFIFTLFMTFGQFGAIPISNFIQKSLKNDKVTAFNHQNCKNETCGSFQVSFPFYINNVSCGWSNNPPLSNLFQLTCINSTSPYLNIDSQNYRVLEFFDDGVLVDFPGFSNTCRPYNDLNSFGFKGRGNDCFGISSDNVIGLYDCEDSFLCKANCEANDLPGCDRNGNGSGPACCYPLADHSVWHIGDDFDVFSKFECRGFSSWVVPRGMNSGKRGVKLEWAFPMNSSQEICDVNAHKVNATTVKHGFRCLCNDGFVGDGYVNSTGCLKSCFKDGKEEFGTDCEAGRHSRRKMIILAGVLTSALALASLFALLCMIKRSVKCTAYGCSHKPEYCSTLSFRKSCNTRLFTLHELDEATNGFNDEQKVMESCGGSVFTGTLKDGCHIAVQRVKCENEKELMQVLTRVQLLSTIMHRNLAHIFGCCIDSGYSPMVVYEFPENGTLQHHLHKRKDQNIGLDWYKRLSISAQTASLLAFLQHEVSPPVSHHNLKTSTIFLDLDFNVKLACFGLFSDINLYNTDVYELGVFLLEIISGSTHIDMPTIAFQKTRDGKLEEIVDPLLYYHEQPPYRREQIHRVADIAMRCLLFGGDGKLRMLDVAQELVHITKDSIDGGSRWGPALEETFSNSSLLQMISVSPDSIYVP